The Nitrospiraceae bacterium genome has a window encoding:
- a CDS encoding efflux RND transporter periplasmic adaptor subunit — protein sequence MIVTMCRRRAGYWLMGLVLLVSGGCKQEGGAAPAMPIPQVEIQTVTLQSVPDEPEFIGQAEASRPVEIRSQVTGIIQSVLFPEGRDVKKGAQLYRIDPIPFQAAFQSARAKVAQAEARLIQAKQNLARVKPLLQEQAVSQKDLDDAVAEELAAKAALEGSKAEVVKANFDMSNTLITAPIAGLIERSRFYEGRLVSAQTDLLTVIHRVDPMYVVVNVPETFILKRRRDIEMKRIEHPGVYQLRGVLTFMDGSAYEHEGVFDLLEPGLRSETGSRQARVSFPNSERKLLPGQFLKLRFKGDTKTNAVLVPQRAVLQGPKGPFVYVVGAEDKVEMRDVTATDWQGGQWLIEAGLKAGERVVVNGLLRIAPGMPVKPVEVSAAPADAAAPPATSQDK from the coding sequence ATGATCGTCACGATGTGTCGCCGGCGCGCTGGTTACTGGCTGATGGGCCTGGTCCTGCTCGTCTCGGGTGGATGCAAGCAAGAGGGGGGCGCAGCCCCTGCCATGCCCATTCCACAGGTAGAGATCCAAACCGTCACGCTGCAGAGCGTGCCGGATGAACCGGAGTTTATCGGCCAGGCCGAAGCCTCTCGCCCCGTCGAGATCCGGTCCCAAGTCACGGGCATCATTCAGAGCGTCCTGTTTCCGGAGGGGCGCGACGTCAAGAAGGGCGCCCAGCTCTATCGGATCGACCCGATTCCATTTCAGGCGGCGTTTCAGAGCGCCCGCGCCAAGGTCGCTCAAGCCGAAGCGCGGTTGATTCAGGCGAAACAGAACCTTGCCCGGGTCAAGCCCTTGCTTCAGGAGCAGGCGGTCAGCCAGAAGGACTTGGATGACGCCGTGGCGGAGGAGCTGGCTGCCAAGGCGGCGCTGGAGGGATCCAAGGCTGAGGTCGTGAAGGCCAACTTCGATATGAGCAACACGCTGATCACCGCGCCGATTGCCGGGCTGATCGAGCGCAGCCGGTTTTATGAAGGGCGGTTGGTGTCTGCCCAAACGGATCTGTTGACGGTCATCCACCGCGTCGATCCCATGTACGTGGTGGTCAATGTGCCGGAAACGTTCATTCTAAAGCGGCGCCGCGATATCGAGATGAAGCGCATTGAACATCCCGGCGTCTATCAGCTTCGTGGTGTCCTCACATTCATGGACGGCTCAGCCTATGAGCATGAAGGTGTGTTCGACCTGCTCGAGCCGGGCCTGCGGAGTGAGACTGGTTCGCGGCAGGCGCGCGTGAGCTTTCCCAACTCCGAGCGCAAGCTGCTGCCCGGACAATTCCTCAAGCTGCGCTTCAAGGGTGATACGAAAACCAATGCCGTGCTCGTCCCCCAGCGTGCAGTGCTGCAGGGGCCGAAGGGCCCGTTCGTCTATGTGGTCGGTGCCGAGGATAAGGTGGAAATGCGCGACGTGACCGCCACCGACTGGCAAGGCGGGCAGTGGTTGATCGAAGCAGGGCTGAAGGCCGGGGAGCGGGTGGTGGTCAACGGCTTGCTTCGAATCGCGCCGGGGATGCCGGTCAAGCCGGTCGAAGTATCGGCTGCTCCGGCGGACGCAGCAGCGCCTCCTGCGACGAGCCAGGATAAATAG
- a CDS encoding CHASE2 domain-containing protein — MRDPSSWLDELKVGFRLKLLALEPRLGPFARLWRRLPPFAQLLLQSLTIGLGAAIFLHQARPWLPAITSAETSATDWAIKFWKDRSSDPGVGPERFVFVDVDESSYQQWGEPLFVPRDKLGRLIRFAAEAPAKLVIVDIELTKYVGPLRRPPTHAQGVEIPADPDEALRLFLDGYSREALDAKQRAGRPPMIFVRTIGQPLRPAAGTEVGGESGESDEGPLVFREERPSEFLEQVVTPSPVLHWASSLIERDDDGVLRDWRLFEPTCLKREANAVPSAALLGWALLREPRLDDVPFSVHRFRTELKRRFSPPAGYCRPEPGGAVLSSERTTGRSWRLDDPVLKKALVLSAKPTNLEHRIFYKFHPGSVQADWFSRVRASLITDPQPSQPLSSEWLAGKVVVIGASFATANDAHATPLGEMPGALVVVNELNALLEFGQIQEMSAGTKWTVLLALIVAFSLSFSYFTKTWGTRVARFLVNAILVPVSLWFFQYGWWLDVVFPLLVLQAYGRFVDFNLESPKIKREYDAVSGKA; from the coding sequence ATGCGTGACCCCTCCAGCTGGCTCGACGAACTCAAAGTAGGCTTCCGTCTCAAGCTGCTCGCGCTGGAACCCCGACTCGGTCCCTTCGCCCGTTTGTGGCGCCGACTTCCTCCGTTTGCTCAACTATTACTTCAGAGTCTAACCATCGGATTGGGCGCGGCGATCTTCCTGCACCAAGCTCGGCCATGGTTACCGGCCATCACCAGCGCGGAGACCTCCGCAACCGACTGGGCCATCAAGTTTTGGAAAGATCGATCGTCCGATCCTGGGGTGGGGCCTGAGCGGTTCGTCTTTGTCGATGTCGACGAGTCGAGCTACCAGCAGTGGGGCGAACCGCTCTTCGTGCCGCGTGACAAATTGGGTCGATTGATTCGCTTTGCCGCCGAGGCTCCGGCGAAGCTCGTCATCGTCGACATTGAGCTGACGAAATATGTCGGGCCGTTGCGCAGGCCGCCGACTCACGCGCAAGGGGTCGAGATTCCGGCCGATCCCGACGAGGCCTTGCGTCTGTTCTTGGATGGATACTCGCGTGAAGCGCTCGACGCGAAGCAGAGGGCCGGCCGTCCGCCCATGATTTTCGTTCGCACCATCGGACAGCCGTTGCGTCCGGCCGCCGGGACCGAAGTCGGGGGCGAGTCAGGGGAGTCAGACGAGGGGCCGTTGGTGTTTCGTGAGGAGCGTCCTTCCGAGTTTCTCGAGCAGGTTGTGACACCGTCGCCGGTTCTGCATTGGGCTTCATCGCTGATTGAACGGGACGATGATGGGGTGCTCCGTGACTGGCGGCTCTTCGAGCCGACATGTTTGAAGCGAGAAGCGAATGCCGTGCCCTCGGCGGCCTTGCTGGGGTGGGCCCTACTCCGCGAACCGCGACTGGATGATGTGCCCTTTTCGGTCCATCGATTCCGCACGGAACTCAAACGACGGTTTTCACCTCCTGCCGGCTATTGCCGCCCCGAGCCGGGTGGTGCAGTGCTGTCATCCGAGCGGACGACCGGCCGGAGTTGGCGACTCGACGATCCGGTCCTGAAGAAAGCGCTTGTGCTGAGCGCCAAGCCGACGAACCTCGAGCATCGCATCTTCTATAAGTTCCATCCAGGCTCGGTCCAGGCCGACTGGTTCTCGCGCGTGCGCGCCTCGCTGATTACCGACCCCCAGCCGTCTCAGCCCCTGAGCTCGGAGTGGCTGGCCGGTAAGGTCGTGGTGATTGGGGCCAGCTTCGCCACGGCTAACGATGCCCATGCGACTCCGTTGGGGGAGATGCCGGGGGCGTTGGTGGTGGTGAATGAACTCAATGCGCTGCTTGAGTTCGGGCAGATCCAGGAAATGAGTGCCGGCACGAAATGGACGGTGTTGCTGGCCCTCATCGTGGCCTTCAGTTTGTCTTTTTCCTACTTTACCAAGACGTGGGGCACGAGGGTGGCGCGGTTCCTCGTCAACGCGATTCTGGTACCGGTGAGCCTCTGGTTCTTCCAGTACGGTTGGTGGTTAGATGTCGTGTTTCCGTTGCTGGTGTTGCAGGCCTATGGCCGGTTCGTGGACTTCAATCTCGAGTCGCCCAAGATCAAGCGTGAATATGATGCCGTATCCGGTAAAGCGTAG
- a CDS encoding caspase family protein — translation MKLARLVAILLLLLLITVAFPAPEQAAAETRRALLIGIDRYDHGLSSEDLTLAKEHGRRVWPNLQGSVNDATAIREILIKQFSFDERNVVLLTDEAATRSRIISEFNHHLIDRSQPGDHIVLFYAGHGSRVRNSNSPELDKKDETIVPADANRGDGRSTIVDIRDKEWDRLFTRALDKGLRLTAIFDSCHSGSISRGVAPHQAGVRFLEEDERDVAQLIGPESPSHQPGQEPEKREGALVISAAQEDQFASEAALRSGEKKEWHGAFTLALMDTLQHFPTDTAAERLFDRVTAKLKAMGLRQDPILAGLPARRHAPLFGNAPVDGPRELHLNVVHTDGADDIELQGGLALGLRPGTELVPTHSAGGPPLRLRITQVRDLLRSQAAVIQGNWKSIRSGDEFEVVHWGSLPERTLKIYIPPPTTDETSVLNLSIELRRHLTAAGATWVEDPAEQAITHLLAWTGKQWTLTGPTGPGIALGPQPESGSVLAHLPIEKSTVRLFMNLPPSANLRNILVPVGRGGEGRAELTQELDDADYLLVGRAAGPRSEHAWMLRTFTSNSQSTKTSTIPLPVRTAWGHAQTLRNPCTDGGLKACLPHLAKLYHWLNVESPADDRRFPYRLGFVPLTPAPRSRDDQLPEGTYQLVLESDQDTIAALQANWGVQARYVYVFVIDQDGRSTLLFPNDASKEREHLLPQLGANAPPAKDLVRVSMGESAVIQVHAPFGNDTYVMLSSNREIPRVKELVEADAVDSSARRMRGQTDWSISRRFLQSVPATSR, via the coding sequence ATGAAACTTGCCAGGCTCGTCGCCATCCTGCTCCTTTTACTTCTGATCACAGTGGCCTTCCCTGCTCCCGAGCAGGCGGCGGCCGAAACTCGACGAGCCCTCCTGATCGGCATCGATCGGTATGACCATGGGTTATCCTCGGAAGACCTTACCTTGGCAAAAGAACACGGGCGTCGGGTCTGGCCGAACCTTCAGGGGTCGGTCAACGATGCCACGGCCATCAGGGAAATTCTCATCAAACAGTTCAGCTTTGACGAACGTAACGTCGTCCTCCTGACCGACGAAGCCGCGACGAGATCACGCATCATTTCAGAGTTCAACCATCACTTGATTGATCGATCACAACCAGGTGATCATATCGTTCTCTTTTACGCAGGCCACGGCTCACGAGTTCGCAATTCAAACTCTCCGGAACTCGACAAAAAGGACGAGACCATCGTACCAGCGGATGCGAACCGCGGCGACGGTAGATCCACCATCGTCGATATCCGAGACAAGGAATGGGACCGCCTGTTCACGCGCGCGCTCGATAAGGGTCTCCGACTCACGGCCATTTTCGACAGTTGTCATAGCGGCTCCATCTCGCGTGGGGTGGCGCCCCATCAGGCGGGAGTCCGGTTCCTGGAGGAAGACGAGCGGGACGTCGCCCAGTTGATCGGACCGGAATCGCCCTCGCACCAGCCCGGACAAGAGCCGGAAAAGCGCGAGGGGGCCCTGGTCATCTCTGCCGCACAGGAAGACCAATTCGCCAGCGAAGCTGCGCTTCGGAGCGGCGAGAAGAAAGAATGGCACGGGGCCTTTACGCTCGCGTTGATGGATACCTTGCAGCATTTTCCCACCGACACCGCGGCCGAGCGGCTCTTCGATCGGGTGACGGCGAAACTGAAGGCCATGGGATTGCGTCAGGATCCCATCTTGGCAGGACTACCGGCTCGACGCCACGCGCCCCTTTTCGGCAACGCTCCGGTCGATGGTCCTCGTGAGTTGCACCTGAACGTGGTCCACACGGACGGAGCCGACGACATCGAACTGCAAGGCGGCCTGGCCCTCGGCTTGCGGCCCGGTACGGAACTGGTCCCCACTCATAGCGCCGGCGGCCCCCCGCTCCGGCTCCGCATTACTCAGGTGCGCGACCTCCTGCGGAGTCAGGCTGCGGTCATCCAGGGCAACTGGAAATCGATTCGATCCGGAGACGAATTTGAAGTGGTGCATTGGGGCAGCCTGCCGGAACGAACCCTCAAGATCTATATTCCGCCTCCAACAACGGATGAGACCTCAGTCCTGAATTTGTCGATCGAGCTGCGCCGGCACCTGACCGCTGCCGGCGCCACGTGGGTCGAGGATCCCGCCGAGCAGGCGATCACCCACTTGCTGGCGTGGACAGGCAAACAGTGGACGCTGACTGGCCCCACCGGTCCAGGCATCGCGCTCGGGCCCCAACCGGAAAGCGGATCCGTACTGGCACATCTTCCTATCGAGAAATCCACCGTTCGACTCTTCATGAACTTGCCGCCTTCCGCCAATCTGCGCAACATCTTGGTCCCGGTCGGGAGGGGCGGTGAAGGACGCGCTGAACTGACGCAGGAGCTGGACGACGCGGACTATCTATTAGTGGGGCGGGCAGCCGGCCCTCGAAGCGAGCACGCCTGGATGCTGCGAACGTTCACGTCAAATTCTCAATCGACGAAGACCTCCACGATTCCCCTCCCCGTCCGGACCGCCTGGGGGCATGCCCAGACACTCCGCAATCCCTGCACGGATGGCGGCTTGAAAGCCTGCCTTCCGCACTTGGCCAAGCTGTATCACTGGCTCAACGTGGAAAGCCCCGCGGATGATCGGCGTTTCCCCTATCGCTTGGGATTTGTCCCGCTTACACCCGCGCCACGATCACGGGACGATCAATTGCCGGAAGGGACCTATCAATTGGTCCTCGAATCGGACCAAGACACTATTGCGGCGTTGCAGGCCAATTGGGGAGTACAGGCCCGGTATGTCTATGTGTTCGTGATCGACCAAGACGGCCGCTCTACGCTCCTGTTCCCCAACGACGCAAGCAAGGAGCGGGAACACCTGCTGCCGCAACTCGGCGCGAATGCGCCACCGGCCAAGGACTTGGTCCGCGTGTCGATGGGGGAAAGCGCCGTGATCCAAGTGCACGCGCCCTTCGGCAACGACACCTATGTGATGCTGAGTTCGAACCGGGAAATCCCGCGCGTCAAAGAATTGGTCGAAGCGGATGCCGTCGATTCGAGCGCGCGTCGGATGAGGGGACAAACCGATTGGTCGATCAGCAGACGCTTTCTGCAAAGCGTCCCGGCTACCTCGCGATGA
- a CDS encoding caspase family protein, with protein sequence MIDRSQSLPDRFPDCPIQSGDGQRIRTYAIESGGGLLYTPKPQSFLVVGRTTMGESIPNLFARLGLWIMTALVVCPFGAFLPDFVQAASRGASPAVKAIPGEVTLEGEYWALIIGIDEYQAAPKLKTAVSDASAIRRVLMDRYGFKADRVRFLINGDATRSRIEGAFVKLAKEAGPNDSVLIYYAGHGQYSDDNQLAWWVPVEASLEEPGTWILDAAIRNYVAAMRARHVYVIADSCFSGNLFAQTRAIIPPMGDRYYAKLYAKRSRWGLTSGSTEPVADQGKDGHSVFAYHLIKFLNENDEPYLVPSRIADHVIPLVARNAEQMPRSQPLQGANDEGGQFVLQLSSLARGLEEQGKQAEESLRRAREQVRDDLKQELDRLAEERRRLELEAKDKLEKERAHLLELERQLEKQRRDEADVKRQLEEEHRQRVEAERQAAEARKGGEAAEQAAKQQAARDQREVEVETQRKLAEERRQRVLLERQLAEQRQRETETKKALEQEQSKRQEAERLANQERVRGIEPQPESKPEKSKRAPFVGGF encoded by the coding sequence ATGATAGATCGTTCTCAATCCCTCCCCGATCGCTTCCCCGACTGCCCCATCCAGAGCGGCGACGGTCAGCGAATCCGTACCTACGCGATTGAAAGCGGCGGGGGCCTGTTGTACACTCCCAAACCTCAGTCATTCCTCGTAGTAGGACGTACGACGATGGGGGAGTCGATTCCCAATTTGTTTGCGCGATTGGGTCTCTGGATCATGACGGCTCTTGTCGTCTGCCCGTTTGGGGCGTTCCTTCCCGATTTCGTCCAAGCCGCGTCCCGCGGTGCCAGCCCTGCCGTCAAAGCCATCCCCGGTGAGGTGACGCTCGAAGGCGAGTATTGGGCGCTCATCATCGGAATCGACGAATACCAGGCTGCCCCAAAACTGAAAACCGCCGTTTCGGATGCGAGCGCCATCCGCCGAGTGCTGATGGATCGGTACGGCTTCAAAGCGGACAGGGTCAGGTTCCTCATTAACGGAGACGCGACGCGAAGCCGTATCGAAGGGGCATTCGTCAAATTGGCAAAGGAAGCCGGCCCAAACGACAGCGTCCTCATCTATTACGCCGGGCATGGCCAGTACAGCGACGACAATCAATTGGCCTGGTGGGTGCCGGTGGAAGCGAGCCTGGAGGAACCGGGCACCTGGATCCTCGATGCGGCCATTCGCAACTATGTTGCGGCAATGCGAGCGCGTCATGTCTATGTGATTGCGGATTCATGCTTCAGCGGCAATCTGTTCGCGCAAACCCGCGCGATCATTCCTCCGATGGGAGACCGATACTACGCCAAACTCTATGCGAAGCGGTCCCGTTGGGGGCTCACGTCCGGGAGCACCGAGCCGGTGGCCGATCAGGGCAAGGATGGGCACAGTGTGTTTGCCTACCACCTGATTAAATTCCTCAATGAGAACGATGAGCCCTATCTGGTGCCCAGCCGCATCGCGGACCACGTCATTCCGTTGGTCGCGCGCAATGCCGAGCAGATGCCGCGCAGCCAGCCGCTGCAGGGAGCCAACGATGAAGGCGGGCAATTCGTGCTCCAGTTGTCCTCTCTCGCGCGTGGATTGGAGGAGCAGGGCAAACAGGCGGAAGAATCTCTGCGCCGCGCGCGCGAGCAGGTCCGCGACGATCTGAAGCAGGAGCTGGATCGGCTGGCGGAGGAGCGGCGTCGGCTGGAACTTGAGGCGAAGGACAAGTTGGAGAAGGAGCGCGCGCATCTACTGGAACTCGAACGGCAGCTCGAGAAGCAACGCCGGGATGAAGCGGATGTGAAGCGGCAACTGGAAGAGGAGCATCGCCAGCGAGTGGAGGCGGAGCGTCAAGCGGCCGAGGCGCGAAAGGGCGGAGAAGCGGCCGAGCAGGCCGCCAAGCAGCAGGCGGCGAGGGATCAGCGTGAAGTGGAGGTGGAAACGCAGCGCAAATTGGCCGAGGAGCGGCGGCAGCGGGTGTTGCTCGAGCGACAGTTGGCGGAGCAACGCCAACGTGAAACGGAGACCAAGAAGGCGTTGGAACAGGAACAATCCAAACGACAGGAAGCGGAGCGATTGGCGAATCAAGAGCGGGTGCGGGGTATCGAGCCCCAGCCCGAGAGTAAACCGGAGAAGAGCAAGAGAGCCCCCTTTGTCGGGGGATTCTAG
- a CDS encoding caspase family protein, producing MRTALVLASVAWVLLAWASGPAWSDQTETAPRVLNGHASEILAVAFSPNGRLLATAGTDQTIRLWDPETGRDLKVLRGHMGAVYALTFSPDGKFLASGSADTSVRIWDLGSGQEVRAVTSTFGAVRALAFSGDGKMLASGGNDGSLRFWDAASGKELKSIRGQFGVVYGIVFSPNGKLVATGSSDMQIHLWDLATGLQRSALTGHTGAVHALAFAPGSHLLGSASADGTIRLWDIDAGQERVMLTGHAGDIFGIAFSTDGRSLVSGGADGTVRLWDATTGRERHRLAGHKGPVRAVAISPNGTVVASGGRDKTARLQPSVPATITADLADKIKQRGNEIGAAPSPPPLPEAELSIRPMELVAGQPVTLTLSVTNKGKGPLYQFQARTKSDDPALNGLLFYFGKIDPGQTLDDAVTLPLPADRPDGSIPVALEFDEYNGFIPNPLQAALSLKGQPRPRFAYTHQLLDDGSGQSVGNGDGRIQKGEAIDLLLTVKNVGPVVAQQTTIELSLPGSRDARLSQTTLELGPLSPDETKTARVNLIVARDIKAEELSLRLYIRERGLNVTLDEQLKLAVDHRPSPQIVATNKLVAVSEPSAKIHSGAGPDTSVIASAAKDQGLAVTGELGDWWRVQISPKETGWIAKHDAREPAESAKGDMPIPSIAGAPVVKLFQNAPPVIALASPSDGADVTVDRILLAGAAASERGIARVEIRVNGQLLTQREARGIAVKPDVPTAQPNLEFSERLTLKEGKNEIVVSAIDRDNLSAQKVITVMRQVDRAKVWAVVIGISKYKTVHPLRYADVDAQAFYDYLMRNVGVPPENATLLLNEQATLMNLKRTLGTDLKRKAAEKDTVIIYYAGHGAPEADASASDDDGLEKYIVPYDADPKDLYSTGLPMREVETIFNRLAPERVIFISDSCYSGATAGRTFATASRRAVVSESFLSRLSKGKGRIVLSASKASEVSEEREDLGHGVFTYYLLEGLRGQADTDRDGMITVDEAYGYVSKKVPEVTGQNQHPVKKGEVEGQLILGQVR from the coding sequence ATGCGCACAGCTCTGGTTCTTGCCAGTGTGGCATGGGTACTACTTGCGTGGGCGTCAGGCCCGGCTTGGTCGGACCAGACCGAAACAGCCCCTCGAGTACTCAACGGCCACGCGAGCGAGATTCTCGCCGTTGCGTTCTCCCCCAACGGACGCCTGCTTGCCACCGCCGGAACGGATCAAACCATTCGACTTTGGGACCCGGAAACCGGGCGGGACCTCAAGGTCCTCCGCGGGCACATGGGAGCCGTCTACGCCCTCACCTTCTCCCCGGACGGCAAGTTCCTAGCCTCGGGAAGCGCTGACACCTCTGTACGGATCTGGGATCTCGGCTCCGGACAGGAAGTCCGCGCGGTAACCTCCACCTTCGGCGCCGTGCGCGCCCTAGCCTTTTCCGGCGACGGCAAGATGCTGGCCAGCGGAGGCAACGACGGCAGCCTGCGCTTTTGGGATGCCGCGAGCGGCAAGGAACTCAAGTCCATACGCGGCCAATTCGGCGTGGTCTACGGCATCGTGTTCTCGCCGAACGGCAAGTTGGTGGCCACCGGCAGCAGCGATATGCAGATCCATCTCTGGGACCTGGCCACGGGGCTGCAACGCAGCGCCCTCACCGGCCACACCGGTGCCGTTCATGCTCTGGCGTTTGCACCGGGCAGTCACCTCCTCGGGAGCGCCTCCGCGGACGGCACGATCCGCCTGTGGGATATCGACGCCGGCCAGGAACGCGTCATGCTGACCGGCCACGCGGGTGACATTTTCGGAATCGCCTTTTCGACGGATGGGCGTTCCCTCGTCTCCGGCGGGGCGGACGGCACCGTGCGCCTGTGGGACGCCACGACCGGACGTGAGCGGCACCGCCTGGCCGGCCACAAGGGTCCGGTCCGCGCCGTCGCGATCTCTCCCAACGGCACTGTGGTCGCCAGCGGCGGCCGCGACAAGACCGCGCGTCTGCAACCGAGCGTCCCGGCCACCATCACCGCCGACTTGGCCGACAAGATCAAACAGCGCGGGAACGAGATAGGCGCCGCTCCCTCGCCGCCGCCGCTGCCGGAAGCGGAGCTGTCGATTAGGCCGATGGAACTCGTCGCAGGCCAGCCGGTTACCCTCACACTGTCGGTAACCAACAAAGGCAAGGGCCCCCTCTATCAATTCCAGGCCCGCACGAAAAGCGACGACCCCGCCTTGAACGGGTTGCTGTTTTACTTCGGAAAAATTGATCCGGGTCAAACGCTGGACGACGCCGTAACTCTCCCGCTCCCGGCCGACCGGCCCGACGGTTCCATTCCGGTTGCGCTGGAATTCGATGAATACAACGGCTTCATCCCGAATCCGCTGCAAGCGGCCCTCAGCCTGAAGGGGCAACCGCGTCCCCGCTTCGCCTATACCCACCAGTTGCTGGACGATGGCAGCGGCCAGTCGGTCGGCAACGGAGACGGCCGCATTCAAAAAGGCGAAGCCATCGACCTCTTGCTCACGGTCAAGAACGTCGGTCCGGTCGTAGCCCAACAGACGACGATCGAACTGAGCCTGCCCGGTTCGCGAGATGCACGTCTCAGCCAGACAACCCTGGAGCTCGGCCCGCTTAGTCCGGATGAAACCAAAACGGCCCGCGTGAATCTGATCGTGGCACGTGACATCAAGGCCGAAGAATTGTCGCTCCGCCTTTACATTCGCGAACGCGGCCTGAACGTCACGCTGGACGAACAACTCAAGCTCGCGGTCGACCACCGGCCGTCCCCGCAGATCGTCGCCACCAACAAACTGGTGGCCGTGAGCGAACCCTCGGCGAAGATCCACAGCGGCGCGGGCCCCGACACCTCCGTGATTGCCTCGGCTGCCAAGGACCAGGGACTGGCCGTCACGGGCGAGCTTGGCGACTGGTGGCGCGTCCAGATTTCCCCGAAGGAAACCGGCTGGATCGCCAAACACGACGCGCGTGAACCGGCTGAGTCGGCCAAAGGTGACATGCCGATCCCGTCCATCGCCGGCGCGCCGGTCGTGAAGCTGTTCCAGAATGCTCCCCCGGTCATCGCTCTTGCTTCGCCATCCGATGGAGCGGATGTGACGGTGGACAGGATCCTGCTCGCCGGAGCCGCCGCCAGCGAGCGTGGCATCGCGCGGGTGGAGATTCGGGTCAACGGCCAGCTCCTCACGCAGCGCGAAGCCCGTGGGATCGCCGTCAAACCGGACGTTCCGACGGCACAGCCGAACCTCGAGTTTTCGGAACGACTCACGTTAAAGGAAGGCAAGAACGAGATCGTGGTCTCTGCCATCGATCGGGATAACTTGTCGGCGCAAAAGGTCATCACCGTGATGCGTCAGGTGGATCGCGCCAAAGTCTGGGCCGTGGTCATCGGCATCTCGAAATATAAGACGGTCCATCCGCTGCGCTACGCGGACGTGGATGCCCAGGCCTTCTACGACTACCTCATGCGCAATGTCGGCGTCCCGCCGGAGAATGCCACGCTGCTGTTGAACGAGCAGGCCACCCTGATGAATCTCAAACGGACGCTCGGGACGGACTTGAAACGGAAGGCCGCGGAGAAGGACACGGTCATCATTTACTACGCAGGCCATGGAGCGCCGGAGGCGGATGCCTCCGCCTCGGATGACGATGGTCTCGAAAAGTACATCGTCCCCTACGACGCGGACCCGAAAGATCTGTATTCAACCGGTCTACCGATGCGGGAAGTCGAAACGATCTTCAACCGGCTCGCGCCAGAACGGGTCATCTTCATCAGCGACTCCTGCTACAGCGGCGCCACGGCCGGCCGCACCTTCGCCACGGCCTCGCGCCGCGCCGTCGTGTCGGAATCGTTCCTGAGCCGCCTTTCCAAAGGCAAAGGTCGCATCGTGCTCAGCGCCAGCAAGGCCAGCGAGGTCAGTGAGGAACGGGAAGACCTGGGGCACGGTGTCTTCACCTACTATTTGCTCGAAGGCTTACGCGGTCAGGCGGACACGGACCG